The nucleotide window ATTTTCGCGCATATTGTTTTCCACTTTATAAATTTCCCAAGTTGAATGACCAAGGCCGATAAAGCTTTTATAAGCAGGGAAGAATACAAGGTCCGTCCCCTGAACCAAAATCGTTTTAACGCTTAAACTGCAGCTTCACCCATGGATATCCTAGAGATGCTTGGGCTCATCTTATTGGGGTATGGGCTCAGGAGGATAGTAAGGGAAGAGAAATTCTTCGATGCCCTCCGGTTCGTTACCAACCAGATCCTTCTCGCCTTCTTCGTATTCGGAAACGTTGCGAGCAAGGATCTGGAATACCTTTTGAGTATCAAGCTCGTCTTCCTCTACGTCTTTTTAGTGATAGGGATGAGCCTGGGCCTCTCCTACCTCTATGGTCGCCTCTTTTTAAAGGATAAGGAGTGGGCAGGAGCTCTTATGGCGCTTTCCGCTTATCCGAACACGGCTGCCCTAGGTTTTCCTGTGGTGAGCCTTTTTCTCGACGACATAACTCCTGCCATCCTCTACTCGACGACCAACTCGCTTATCGTGCTTCCCATAGTGACCTTCATAGCGGCTCACTACTCTACTGGTGGAGCCTCTCTGAAGAGGAGCTTCTTTAGGGCTCTCCGCTTTCCCCCAACCTTAGCGAACCTCCTTGCAATTTTCTTGGTGCTGGGAGGCGTGAGGTTGCCGGCCGCGGTTCTCGACACCATCAAGGCCGTAGGGTGGTGGAGCATCCCGCTGATACTCGTCTACTTCGGCTCTAGGATAAGCCTGAGAGCTCTGCACGTCAGGCGACTTCTAGAGGTGGCCGCCTTCAGGATAGCGATTCCCTTCACCTTCGTCTTTCTAACGCTGAGGAATGCTGACCCCAAGGTCTTCTACTCTGTTCTCGTCGAAGCCTCGATGCCGCCGGCTATAGCCGCCAATGCTATCCTGGCACAGTACAGGCTGAAGGCAGAAGAGGCGATAAGCGTTACCTTTGTGCTGACCCTAGCCGTCCTTGGCCTTTTCTTAATCTTCAGGCTCCTTATTGGATGATCCGCTACCGGGGGTTAGGTGGCTCCAGTCTTGGCTTTCAATCATTTTTCGAAACCTTCGCTAAAAAAGTATAGAGAAAAAGGGGAGAATTACCTTATCACGACTCTCGCGAACTCCGTGAAGAAGTCTTCATCAGTCCATTCGTTGCCGGGCTCGTTGTCGTGGAGGGCTGACTGATCTGGGAGAGCGTCAACAGCAGAGTCTCCGGCTCCCTGGCCGGTCACGTAGGCGACAATGTATATCTCCGTGGGTTTTCCTCCGAGGACCTTCCACGGAATCGCTATCTCAATGACCTGCAGGCCGTTCTCTGATCCTCCGGTGTAGGCATAGAATGCCACCGAGTCAAGATCATTGTAGACCCAGGCCGTTCCGTTCCAGAGCGCGAGCTGGGCGCTGGTTATGGTGCTCGTTCCCGGGTCACCGAAGAATTCACCGTTCCAGAAGAAGTACAGCT belongs to Pyrococcus yayanosii CH1 and includes:
- a CDS encoding AEC family transporter: MDILEMLGLILLGYGLRRIVREEKFFDALRFVTNQILLAFFVFGNVASKDLEYLLSIKLVFLYVFLVIGMSLGLSYLYGRLFLKDKEWAGALMALSAYPNTAALGFPVVSLFLDDITPAILYSTTNSLIVLPIVTFIAAHYSTGGASLKRSFFRALRFPPTLANLLAIFLVLGGVRLPAAVLDTIKAVGWWSIPLILVYFGSRISLRALHVRRLLEVAAFRIAIPFTFVFLTLRNADPKVFYSVLVEASMPPAIAANAILAQYRLKAEEAISVTFVLTLAVLGLFLIFRLLIG